Proteins from a genomic interval of Neodiprion lecontei isolate iyNeoLeco1 chromosome 2, iyNeoLeco1.1, whole genome shotgun sequence:
- the LOC107217006 gene encoding 39S ribosomal protein L15, mitochondrial produces MSGKQGRELALSMLRVLPRVTLANIRDNPGSRQTKKRGRAQHGGDYHGAGNKGSGQRQNYMRPGYETGNNPFYLRFGYEPYYKGHHLRRQYPPLSLSKLQQFIDTNRIDASKPIDLAALLNTGLYHITPHMKHAGVHLTDEGADEFQGKVNIEVQWASEPVIAAIERNGGVITTTYYDQQSLHAVLNPRKFFEKGEAIPRRMLPPMDCLEYYSSAETRGYLADPEKVCHERLVLAQKYGYNLPKIEEDPQYEMLSERKDPRQIFYGLEPGWVVVLKDKAILKPKADYLKEFYQN; encoded by the exons ATGAGCGGCAAACAAGGACGTGAGCTAGCTCTGTCAATGCTCCGAGTACTGCCCCGCGTAACTTTGGCGAACATCCGAGATAATCCCGGCTCGAGACAAACT AAAAAAAGAGGCAGAGCTCAGCATGGAGGTGATTATCATGGAGCTGGAAATAAGGGATCAGGTCAAAGGCAAAACTACATGCGACCTGGTTACGAAACTGGAAATAATCCATTTTACTTGAGATTCGGTTATGAGCCATATTACAAAGGGCATCA CCTGCGGAGACAGTACCCACCTCTGTCTTTATCCAAACTTCAACAGTTCATAGATACTAACAGAATAGATGCTTCGAAACCTATAGATCTCGCAGCTCTACTGAATACTGGACTTTATCATATAACGCCACACATGAAACATGCAGGAGTTCACCTCACTGATGAg GGAGCCGATGAGTTTCAAGGAAAAGTTAATATAGAAGTTCAGTGGGCATCAGAGCCTGTAATCGCTGCCATTGAAAGAAATGGAGGAGTGATTACAACAACCTACTATGATCAACAGAGTTTGCATGCTGTATTGAAtcccagaaaatttttcgagaaaG GTGAAGCTATTCCAAGAAGAATGTTGCCCCCCATGGATTGCTTAGAATATTATTCAAGTGCAGAAACGCGTGGATATTTAGCAGACCCAGAAAAAGTATGTCATGAGCGCTTGGTACTAGCGCAAAAGTATGGCTATAATCTTCCAAAAATTGAGGAAGATCCTCAATATGAAATGCTGTCTGAACGTAAAGACCCTCGTCAAATATTCTACGGACTCGAGCCAGGCTGGGTCGTCGTTCTCAAGGACAAGGCAATCTTGAAACCGAAAGCCGattatttgaaagaattttaccaaaattaa
- the LOC107217018 gene encoding WW domain-containing oxidoreductase isoform X2 codes for MHPRTGRKKVVEGELPPGWEKCISENGKVLFVDHVNRTTTYTDPRLAFATEYREMSQPIRQRFDASSTALSVLHGRDLKGKIAIITGANCGIGFETARSLALHGCKVILACRNLDRGQEAVNKIIKEKENVECELLHLDLNNLENVTEAASKLKLEYTKLDILILNAGVFGIPHLITVNGYESTFQTNHLAQFYFTMLLEPIIHNTENARIVVVSSESHRFSSIKSPDDIHPSVLSPPASSYWAMGAYNNSKLCNVLFAVELAKRWPSVAVFCLHPGNIVSTDISRHWWLWRLLYALARPFTKSLQQAASTSVFCATAPELEGATGIYFNNCYRCDSSAAAQDSALAEKLWSLSEEMLLNVLRKENLGYRLADNEKYNLTA; via the exons ATGCATCCTCGTACTGGACGTAAAAAAGTTGTAGAAGGAG aacTACCACCTGGCTgggaaaaatgtatttctgaAAATGGTAAAGTTCTGTTTGTTGATCACGTCAATCGCACAACTACATACACAGATCCACGCTTAGCCTTTGCCACGGAGTACAGAGAGATGTCACAACCAATTCGACAAAGATTTGATGCAAGTAGTACAGCTCTGTCTGTACTACATGGCAGAGATCTTAAAGGAAAAATAGCAATTATTACTGGTGCTAATTGTGGCATAG GTTTTGAAACTGCCAGGTCCTTGGCTTTACATGGCTGCAAAGTAATCCTAGCCTGCCGAAACCTGGACAGAGGCCAAGAAGCtgtaaacaaaataataaaggAAAAGGAGAATGTTGAGTGTGAATTACTACACTTGGATCTAAATAATCTAGAAAATGTTACCGAAGCTGCTTCCAAACTTAAGCTTGAGTACAC AAAGCTTGATATACTCATATTGAATGCTGGAGTCTTTGGTATACCACACTTAATAACTGTAAATGGTTATGAATCAACGTTTCAAACAAATCATCTGgcacaattttatttcacgatGTTACTTGAGCCCATCATACACAATACGGAAAATGCTAGAATTGTCGTCGTATCAAGTGAATCGCATAG ATTCTCTTCTATAAAATCCCCGGATGATATTCATCCCTCAGTCTTGTCACCACCGGCAAGTAGCTACTGGGCAATGGGAGCGTACAATAACTCGAAGCTCTGTAATGTTTTATTTGCTGTAGAATTAGCTAAACGGTGGCCATCTGTTGCTGTGTTTTGTTTGCACCCTGGAAATATAGTTTCTACGGATATATCTAGGCACTGGTGGCTTTGGAGATTATTGTACGCTTTGGCACGCCCATTCACAAAATCATTG CAACAAGCCGCTAGCACGTCTGTATTTTGTGCAACTGCGCCAGAACTTGAAGGAGCAACAGgtatttatttcaacaattgctATCGGTGTGATTCTTCTGCTGCTGCTCAAGATTCAGCATTAGCTGAAAAACTATGGAGCCTCAGTGAAGAGATGTTACTCAACGTTCTTCGAAAAGAGAATCTGGGTTATCGCCTGGCCGATAATGAAAAGTACAACTTGActgcgtga
- the LOC107217017 gene encoding cytoplasmic dynein 1 light intermediate chain 2 isoform X2 has protein sequence MMAATVVEMMSQTQSNGFQSKKKEEADNKDNLWSSILAEVQNSGNNKLPSYKNVLVLGDNESGKTTLIAKLQGVEDPKKGSGLEFAYIDVRDDYRDDQTRLSVWVLDGDPGHTNLLRFALSAERFPHTLVMLVAAMTSPWAILEQLQSWAAILGDHVDKLSLDNDTRQHCRQLNIKKWQEYTEPGDELDPGSPLRRTSRNLDEEAVDGLPLPDGVLTTNLGLDVVVVITKTDYMTTLEKEHDYKDEHFDFMQQWVRRFCLQYGAGLFYTSAKEDKNCDLLYKYLTHRIYSLPFRTPALVVEKDAVLIPAGWDNMKKISILHENLQTMKPDSYYRDIITQPQVNRKTVAREVEVQAEEEQTFLAKQQAALTGFKDPTRSPTTRNQVASPNKKLDPKSAGNTPGGEGVLANFFNSLLSKKSGASPGSPGTPGAVVSSTVKTEITSPDAGPVDKAAMRNDAAAELDRLTRMKKIPPPDLNSSSEC, from the exons ATGATGGCAGCGACGGTCGTTGAAATGATGTCGCAGACGCAGAGCAATGGGTTTCAgtcaaaaaagaaagaagaggcGGATAATAAAGACAACTTATG GTCCTCTATTTTAGCCGAAGTTCAAAATAGTGGGAACAACAAGCTGCCTTCGTACAAAAATGTTCTGGTACTAG GTGATAATGAGAGTGGTAAGACAACACTCATAGCCAAACTGCAGGGTGTAGAAGACCCGAAAAAAGGTTCTGGTCTCGAGTTTGCTTATATTGATGTTCGTGACGACTACAGAGATG ATCAGACAAGGCTGTCGGTTTGGGTACTCGACGGAGATCCTGGTCATACAAATCTATTGAGATTTGCCTTAAGTGCAGAAAGATTTCCACATACCTTAGTGATGTTAGTAGCGGCAATGACTAGTCCATGGGCTATCTTAGAACAACTACAGTCCTGGGCAGCGATACTTGGTGATCACGTTGATAAATTATCTCTTGATAATGACACAAGGCAGCATTGTCGGCAGCTTA ACATCAAAAAGTGGCAGGAGTATACGGAACCTGGCGATGAATTAGATCCGGGAAGTCCATTGAGACGTACCAGCCGCAATCTAGATGAAGAAGCTGTTGATGGTTTACCTTTGCCTGACGGAGTACTCACTACTAATTTGGGTCTGGACGTTGTTGTTGTCATCACGAAAACGGATTATATGACAACGCTCGAAAAAGAACACGATTACAA GGACGAACATTTCGACTTTATGCAGCAATGGGTGAGACGGTTCTGTCTCCAGTATGGCGCAGGACTGTTTTATACTTCTGCTAAAGAAGACAAAAACTGTGATTTGCTTTATAAATATCTAACACATAGAATTTATTCATTACCTTTTCGAACACCGGCGTTGGTAGTTGAGAAGGATGCTGTACTTAT TCCTGCTGGATGGGATAACATGAAGAAAATAAGTATTCTCCACGAGAACTTGCAAACGATGAAGCCAGACAGTTATTATCGTGACATTATTACTCAGCCGCAAGTAAATCGCAAG ACTGTAGCACGGGAAGTCGAAGTTCAAGCAGAAGAAGAGCAAACCTTCCTTGCCAAACAGCAAGCAGCATTGACCGGTTTCAAAGACCCGACACGGTCGCCAACGACCCGTAACCAG GTGGCATCACCTAACAAAAAATTGGACCCAAAAAGTGCAGGAAATACACCTGGAGGAGAGGGTGTATTAgcaaatttcttcaattctctGCTCTCCAAGAAATCCGGAGCATCCCCTGGTTCTCCAGGAACTCCAGGTGCTGTCGTATCCAGTACAGTTAAAACTG AAATAACGAGTCCAGATGCAGGGCCGGTCGACAAAGCGGCTATGCGCAATGATGCGGCAGCTGAGTTGGATCGGCTaacgcgaatgaaaaaaataccgcCGCCTGATTTAAACTCGTCATCCGAGTGCTAG
- the LOC107217018 gene encoding WW domain-containing oxidoreductase isoform X1 codes for MVGVMSDSDSEDELPPGWEERATLDGNVYYVNHYTKGTQWMHPRTGRKKVVEGELPPGWEKCISENGKVLFVDHVNRTTTYTDPRLAFATEYREMSQPIRQRFDASSTALSVLHGRDLKGKIAIITGANCGIGFETARSLALHGCKVILACRNLDRGQEAVNKIIKEKENVECELLHLDLNNLENVTEAASKLKLEYTKLDILILNAGVFGIPHLITVNGYESTFQTNHLAQFYFTMLLEPIIHNTENARIVVVSSESHRFSSIKSPDDIHPSVLSPPASSYWAMGAYNNSKLCNVLFAVELAKRWPSVAVFCLHPGNIVSTDISRHWWLWRLLYALARPFTKSLQQAASTSVFCATAPELEGATGIYFNNCYRCDSSAAAQDSALAEKLWSLSEEMLLNVLRKENLGYRLADNEKYNLTA; via the exons ATGGTGGGTGTTATGTCGGATTCGGATAGCGAAGACGAGTTACCACCGGGATGGGAGGAACGAGCTACGTTGGATGGCAACGTTTACTACGTAAA CCACTACACCAAGGGAACCCAATGGATGCATCCTCGTACTGGACGTAAAAAAGTTGTAGAAGGAG aacTACCACCTGGCTgggaaaaatgtatttctgaAAATGGTAAAGTTCTGTTTGTTGATCACGTCAATCGCACAACTACATACACAGATCCACGCTTAGCCTTTGCCACGGAGTACAGAGAGATGTCACAACCAATTCGACAAAGATTTGATGCAAGTAGTACAGCTCTGTCTGTACTACATGGCAGAGATCTTAAAGGAAAAATAGCAATTATTACTGGTGCTAATTGTGGCATAG GTTTTGAAACTGCCAGGTCCTTGGCTTTACATGGCTGCAAAGTAATCCTAGCCTGCCGAAACCTGGACAGAGGCCAAGAAGCtgtaaacaaaataataaaggAAAAGGAGAATGTTGAGTGTGAATTACTACACTTGGATCTAAATAATCTAGAAAATGTTACCGAAGCTGCTTCCAAACTTAAGCTTGAGTACAC AAAGCTTGATATACTCATATTGAATGCTGGAGTCTTTGGTATACCACACTTAATAACTGTAAATGGTTATGAATCAACGTTTCAAACAAATCATCTGgcacaattttatttcacgatGTTACTTGAGCCCATCATACACAATACGGAAAATGCTAGAATTGTCGTCGTATCAAGTGAATCGCATAG ATTCTCTTCTATAAAATCCCCGGATGATATTCATCCCTCAGTCTTGTCACCACCGGCAAGTAGCTACTGGGCAATGGGAGCGTACAATAACTCGAAGCTCTGTAATGTTTTATTTGCTGTAGAATTAGCTAAACGGTGGCCATCTGTTGCTGTGTTTTGTTTGCACCCTGGAAATATAGTTTCTACGGATATATCTAGGCACTGGTGGCTTTGGAGATTATTGTACGCTTTGGCACGCCCATTCACAAAATCATTG CAACAAGCCGCTAGCACGTCTGTATTTTGTGCAACTGCGCCAGAACTTGAAGGAGCAACAGgtatttatttcaacaattgctATCGGTGTGATTCTTCTGCTGCTGCTCAAGATTCAGCATTAGCTGAAAAACTATGGAGCCTCAGTGAAGAGATGTTACTCAACGTTCTTCGAAAAGAGAATCTGGGTTATCGCCTGGCCGATAATGAAAAGTACAACTTGActgcgtga
- the LOC107217017 gene encoding cytoplasmic dynein 1 light intermediate chain 2 isoform X1, producing MMAATVVEMMSQTQSNGFQSKKKEEADNKDNLWSSILAEVQNSGNNKLPSYKNVLVLGDNESGKTTLIAKLQGVEDPKKGSGLEFAYIDVRDDYRDDQTRLSVWVLDGDPGHTNLLRFALSAERFPHTLVMLVAAMTSPWAILEQLQSWAAILGDHVDKLSLDNDTRQHCRQLNIKKWQEYTEPGDELDPGSPLRRTSRNLDEEAVDGLPLPDGVLTTNLGLDVVVVITKTDYMTTLEKEHDYKDEHFDFMQQWVRRFCLQYGAGLFYTSAKEDKNCDLLYKYLTHRIYSLPFRTPALVVEKDAVLIPAGWDNMKKISILHENLQTMKPDSYYRDIITQPQVNRKTVAREVEVQAEEEQTFLAKQQAALTGFKDPTRSPTTRNQASSETIIQVASPNKKLDPKSAGNTPGGEGVLANFFNSLLSKKSGASPGSPGTPGAVVSSTVKTEITSPDAGPVDKAAMRNDAAAELDRLTRMKKIPPPDLNSSSEC from the exons ATGATGGCAGCGACGGTCGTTGAAATGATGTCGCAGACGCAGAGCAATGGGTTTCAgtcaaaaaagaaagaagaggcGGATAATAAAGACAACTTATG GTCCTCTATTTTAGCCGAAGTTCAAAATAGTGGGAACAACAAGCTGCCTTCGTACAAAAATGTTCTGGTACTAG GTGATAATGAGAGTGGTAAGACAACACTCATAGCCAAACTGCAGGGTGTAGAAGACCCGAAAAAAGGTTCTGGTCTCGAGTTTGCTTATATTGATGTTCGTGACGACTACAGAGATG ATCAGACAAGGCTGTCGGTTTGGGTACTCGACGGAGATCCTGGTCATACAAATCTATTGAGATTTGCCTTAAGTGCAGAAAGATTTCCACATACCTTAGTGATGTTAGTAGCGGCAATGACTAGTCCATGGGCTATCTTAGAACAACTACAGTCCTGGGCAGCGATACTTGGTGATCACGTTGATAAATTATCTCTTGATAATGACACAAGGCAGCATTGTCGGCAGCTTA ACATCAAAAAGTGGCAGGAGTATACGGAACCTGGCGATGAATTAGATCCGGGAAGTCCATTGAGACGTACCAGCCGCAATCTAGATGAAGAAGCTGTTGATGGTTTACCTTTGCCTGACGGAGTACTCACTACTAATTTGGGTCTGGACGTTGTTGTTGTCATCACGAAAACGGATTATATGACAACGCTCGAAAAAGAACACGATTACAA GGACGAACATTTCGACTTTATGCAGCAATGGGTGAGACGGTTCTGTCTCCAGTATGGCGCAGGACTGTTTTATACTTCTGCTAAAGAAGACAAAAACTGTGATTTGCTTTATAAATATCTAACACATAGAATTTATTCATTACCTTTTCGAACACCGGCGTTGGTAGTTGAGAAGGATGCTGTACTTAT TCCTGCTGGATGGGATAACATGAAGAAAATAAGTATTCTCCACGAGAACTTGCAAACGATGAAGCCAGACAGTTATTATCGTGACATTATTACTCAGCCGCAAGTAAATCGCAAG ACTGTAGCACGGGAAGTCGAAGTTCAAGCAGAAGAAGAGCAAACCTTCCTTGCCAAACAGCAAGCAGCATTGACCGGTTTCAAAGACCCGACACGGTCGCCAACGACCCGTAACCAGGCAAGCAGTGAAACCATCATACAG GTGGCATCACCTAACAAAAAATTGGACCCAAAAAGTGCAGGAAATACACCTGGAGGAGAGGGTGTATTAgcaaatttcttcaattctctGCTCTCCAAGAAATCCGGAGCATCCCCTGGTTCTCCAGGAACTCCAGGTGCTGTCGTATCCAGTACAGTTAAAACTG AAATAACGAGTCCAGATGCAGGGCCGGTCGACAAAGCGGCTATGCGCAATGATGCGGCAGCTGAGTTGGATCGGCTaacgcgaatgaaaaaaataccgcCGCCTGATTTAAACTCGTCATCCGAGTGCTAG